From the genome of Scyliorhinus canicula chromosome 27, sScyCan1.1, whole genome shotgun sequence:
ggtgtgcagaggagattcactaggttaatcccagagttgaaggggttggattatgaggagaggttgagtagactgggactgtactcgttggaatttagaaggatgagggggggaccttatagaaacatttaaaattatgaagggaatagataggatagatgcaggcaggttgtttccactggcgggtgaaagcagaactaggggacatagcctcaaaataaggtagccatgatgtggagatcctggtgttggacttgggtgagcacagtaagaagtcttacaacaccaggttaaagtccaacaggtttgtttcaaacacgagctttcggagcacagctccttcctcaggtgaatggagaggtatgttccagaaacatttatacagtatagacaaagtcagagatgctggacaatgcttggaatgcgactatttgcaggtaatcaaattattacagatccagggagagggataatcctggatctgtaatgatttgattacctgcaaatggtcGCAAAACAACCTCCAAAAgttctccaactttgggcaggggGTCAGAACATATGGCTGGACCCACCCCACACCGCTCCCaaatgtcctccaccccctcaaaccacCGGCTCGTCCTCGACCTCGTCAGGTTGGGCCTGTGCATcacctttaactgtattaaccccagcctctctcaagagattgaggcattcaccctccacaacacctcacaccacaacccctcctccagcgccaccctcagctcctcctcccacttggccttaatcccctccagccacgccatatcctcttccaaaatcctTCCATAAAACGCCCAGTCTCCAACCACCTACCTCCCCCAGGCACTGAAGTGAGTGGTCACCACAGGAAACAGCAATCCCCCCCAAGCCGGCCCCCGCCCCCGGAAAAGAAACAACAAAACACTCGCTCCAAATTCAGTTTATATCCCAAAAATGCTCCAAACCTCTTGAGCTGCCCCATTAAACCCCCCACCGACACACCCGGGTTAGAAATATACAACTAAAGGTCATTGGTGTACAGGGACACCTTatgcacacccccccctctctatccccctccacttaCCTGAACACcacagcgcaatggccaagggctctacgGCCAGTGCAAACAAGAGAGGGGACATGGGACATCTCTACACTGTTCCCCCATGCAGCTGAAATGATCCCAAGTTCACCTCATTTGTATGAACACTCGCCTTCGGTTCcttatataacatagaacatagaacatagaacagtacagcacagaacaggcccttcggccctcgatgttgtgccgagcaatgatcaccctacttaaacccacgtaacccgtatacccgtaacccaacaatccccccattaaccttacactacgggcaatttagcatggccaatccacctaacccgcacatctttggactgtgggaggaaaccggagcacccggaggaaacccacgcagacacggggaggacgtgcagactccacacagacagtgacccagccgggaatcgaacctgggaccctggagctgtgaagcattgatgctaaccaccatgctaccgtgaggccccaaataacaaataacaattagacccacgccacaaacttaggtccaatcccaaaccgctccaacacCGCAAACCAATAACTCCACTGTACTCGATCAAACGCCtcctccgcatccagcgccactgcCACCTCTGACTCCCCTCCTTCTGATGGGGAGAGCCCCACGTTTAACAAGCGCCGCACATTCAGGAGAACggcctaccctttacaaaccctgtctgactCTCCCCAATCACCTGCGCAGGGCACTCTTCCAACCTAAGTGCCAACACCATGGCAAGAATCTCGACATCCTTATTTTGCTGGGATATTGgtcgatatgacccacactccacagcGGAATAGATGCCTGTCTCATCGTCTCTGGGAGCGTCCCCttagccacccccatcctcaaACAGCGGCACCAGCAGTGACACCAACGTATCTAAAAACATCTGATAGAAtctcaccgggaacccatccagccccggtgtCTTACCCGTTTCCATCTTCCCTACCAAACCTCCTCAATCCTCACTGGCCCCATCAACCCTGCcctatcacggtagcattgtggatagcacaattgcttcacagctccagggtcccaggttcgattcccggcttgggtcactgtctgtgcggagtctgcacgtccttcccgtgtgtgtgcgtgggtttcctccgggtgctccgggttcctcccacagtccaaagatgtgcaggttaggtggattgaccatgctaaattgcccttagtgtccaaaattgcccttaatgttgggtggggttactgggttatggagatagggtggaggtgttgaccttgggtagggtgctctttccaagagccggtgcagactcgatgggccgaatggcctccttctgcactgtaaattctatgactatcctCCTGTACTACTTtaagacactccccccccctttccaagaAATCCCTCATATCCGACTCATCCTCCAAGGGCTCCGTCCTATACAATCTTTTGTAAAACTCCTCAAATCCTCAGGAGCCACCACTAACCCCCTCGCCCCATCCCGGGCCTGAACAAACTCTCGCGAGGCCACCTGCTGGCAGAGCTGCACCGCCAACAAGCGACGGGCCTTGTCCCCGCATTCGCACACAAGCCCTTCGCCCGCCTCAACTGACATACCGCGTTCCCCGGAGGCAGACGGTCAAACCGCGCCTGCAGTTCCTTTCTACTCTGGAGTGGAACCTTACGCAAATTTCCCATCAGCCTCCGAGAGTTCAtccaccagcccctcccctctTGCCTCCCTGTCAACCTGCGACTTATACGAGATGAACtcgcccctcaccactgccttcagcgcctcccaaaacCACTGATGGTGAGACCTCCCCTTTTCTTATTGAACCCACATAATCATCAATCACCGTCCCCATCCTCACACTAAAACTCGGATCTGaaaccagccccacatccaacctccacaccgGCCTCTGTGCTGGCCCCTTCTCCAGGACCCACATCCACCAAATGATCCAAAAAGACAATCGCCGAGTATTCCGCTTTCCTCACTCCCGACAGCAACAAACTCCCCGTAATAAAGAACtcctcagaattttgtacacctcagccccccccccccccccccccaaccttctccgctccaaagaaaacaaccccggcctaaccagcctctcttcatagctaaaatgctccaccccaggcaacatcctggagaatCGCCTCTGCCTCCCCTCTCCCGTACGATTACCTCCGTCCTGTAGTGCAGTGACCAATActgaacacaatgggcgggattgaaTGGCCACGTTCCACCGAGAGAGTAGCTAGCTGCGGCACAgaatggccgataaaagccgggagaccccactcccggaaTCTAccaggctcgcaacgcctcgcgagatctaacgcaacCTTgggagatgttgcgatgtaaaccccgcccattgtgggcagggtcactgcctattagagtgagacagcgagTCTCCCTgtcatgtgcagattcccgaggagtTGGGATTGATCCCCATCGCCTCGGGGACCTGGGGCGAGCGCCGATCGGCACTCGTGGGGGGTCCCCCAGCGGATCGGAGGCCCCTCGGGTACATGCCCTTTGGgccgggtggcaccctggcactgctggtaccacctgggcaccttggcagggcCAAACTGCACCCCCACCtgtgggtgccagtctggcactgccaggatggcaaggCCAAGCTGGTGATTGGGCCAGTGTTGGGGGGTAACTCTCCCACAGTGTGTTGGGGgtcgcactgggctaaatcgctggattttaaagcagaccaagcaggccagcagcacggttcgattcccataccagcctccccggacaggcggcggaatgtggcgactaggggcttttcacagtaacttcattgaagcctactcgtgacaataagcgattttctttttcaggattgggacgccatttttaaatggcgctatACCCTCGCTATAACGCAGATTTctagcgagcggagctcctcgatgtagaaaacggggctatgtgcagtcTCGGCTgtgtgttccctgctgaggccccttatttaatgcgAGTGCCGTTTTATACCCATGTGTTACTTGGTgctgtgagtgccaggaaacacgtggctaaacctgctcgctatgagactttgttcccatttagtcaaGTCGTGCCCAGTATTCTAGCTGTGGCTTAACAAAAGTTATAATTCTGATGTCTGAATGTGCCACCATCTTCACCACCATTTACACCTCCCTTTGTCCTTTTAGTCCATGACGCCTTGGTCAATCTCCACTCatggctggccctctatccagccccactgctccacgaggccctcaccacccccacaacagtgtaaatctcatcctatttgcAGTTCATCCTAGTTTTGACAGAGTCATAGCACCTGGTCATAGCATCTTTGAGGTCTAtagcgcagaaaaggcccttcggcccatcgcatctgctacagtcaaaaacaaccacctaaccattctaatcccattttccgacacatggcccatagccttgtctgccctggGCTCACAAGAGTGCATCTAAatccttcttaaatgttatgagggtctctgccttcatcaccctttcaggcagcgatgttccagactcccaccaccctctgggtaaaaacgttccCTCTCACATCCCCATCGAACCTCCTGCCCCAAccttaaatttttaaaatagaatttacagtgcagaaggaggccatttggcccatcgagtctgcaccggctcttggaaagagcaccctacccaaccccgcacctccaccctatccccataaaccagtaaccccacccaacactgagggaattttggatactaagggcaatttatcatggccagtccacctaacccacccatctttggactgtaggaggaaaccggagcacccagaggaaacgcacgcacacacggggagaacgtgcagactccgcacagtgacccaagccgggaatcgaacctgggaccctggagccgtgaagtaattgtgctaaccactatgctaccgtgctgcccgtgctggtcattgatccctccaccaagggaaaataTTTCTTCCATTCTACtctatccctcataattttatacatgtcAATCATTCTcgacagggcaacacggtgggacagtggttagcactgctggctcagagcgccaagttcccaggttcgattccccgcttgggtcactgttggtgtggagtctccaccttctccccgtgtctgcgtgggtttcctccgggtgctccggtttcctcccacagtccaaggatatacaggtcaggtggattggccacgctaaattgccccttagtgtccaacagtcaggtggggttacggagataaggcaggagagtgggcctgaaTGGGTTGCTCGTTCGGAGGGCTGGTGGAGACTCGGTGGGcaaagtggcctcattctgcactgtaggtattctatgatgccTGCCGTCCACCTCCTCCGTCATTAATCCCTCCTCCAAGataaaatgtttcttcctgtctatctatgcccctcataatgttattCACCTtagccctgtcccccccccccccccccccccaaccaactctgctcgaaggaaaacatggagtttagaaggttggggTGGGATCTTATTAAAGCTTACTgaatgtcgtgttattcaccctggggtaacacggactgtaactggatgcagttgtactggaaagccgacaccaaacttagacgttggttcaatacgatttattgaacttctgtaacaatgcacacagcttgctgtaggttgacactctactactcgaagtgtgctaactctaactcactagaccagactagctctgagccacgtgtagaaggtgctaaatgatatatacaccctgactgtcactacagttgtcaaggtggaaagaggcagagtgctgatgcctcgtgtgttttatagtaggagaCCACCCTCtgatgttctgtctggtgattggttgtgttctgtcctgtgtgttgattggctagcctgggtgtctgtcactgcctgtctttacctcattatgtgcatgagtgcatattatgacacagaATACTCAGAGGCCTGGATAGACTGGacgtggagaggttgtttccactagtcggaaaaactagaacccgagggcacaaactcagactgaagggacgatcctttaacactgagatgagaaggaatttcttcagccagagggtgatgaatctgtggaactctttgccgcagaaggctatggaggcaaagtcgctttaagacagagatagacaggttcttgattaatatgggcatcaggggttatagggagaaggcaggtgaatgggggtgagaagcatatcagccatgattggatggtgaagcagactcgatgggctgaatgacataattctgctcctctgtcttatggtcttataacccATTTTCTTAATGGGTGCCACGGTGGCGgcgtggtcagcactgctgcctcaccagggtcccgggttcaattctagccttggctcacgtctgtgtggagtctgcaagttctccccgtgtctgcgcgggtttcctcctggcgctctggtttcttcccatagtaCAAAAAATAggtgtgcgggctaggtggatttgtcacgctaaattgcccgttgtgtccaaaaggttagactggagttacagggatagggcggggggggggggggggggggggggggggggagtgggccttgttagggtgctctttcagaatgtcGGACAAGAACGCCGcgtataatgaaaatgaaaatgaaaatcgcttattgtcacgagtaggcttcaattaagttactgtgaaaagcccctagtcgccacattccggcacctgtccggggaggctggtacgggaatcgaaccgtgctgctggcctgctttaaaagccagcgatttagcctggtgagctactCCACTGACTTTGGGTGAGAATCCTggcctggattggccatgctaaattttttttaatttaaaaaaaaaataaatttagagtacccaattaattttttccaattaaggggcaatttagcgtggccaatccacctactctgcacatcttttgggttgtgggggtgaaacccacgcaaacacggggagaatgtgcaaactccacacagacagtgacccagagccgggatcgaacctaggacctcggcgctgtgaggcaacagggctaacccactgcaccacagtgctgccctggccatgctaaattgcccatagtgtccaaaaaggttaagtggcattactgggttacgggaataggatggaggtatgggcttgagtagggtgctctttccaagggccagtgcactcgatgggccccttctgcactgaagggattctatgattatgaaccccagtctatccaatcctcCCTCGTAACTGAAACTCGCAGGTCAGGCAACACCCTGCCCCCTtcgcaaggcagcacagtggtaaccactgctgccaggatttgattcccggcttgggtcactgcgcggagtctgcacgttctccccgtgtctgcgtgggtttcctccgggtgctccggtttcctcctacaactccgggaagatgtgcttgttaggtgaattggccattctgaattctccctccatgtatccgaacaggcggcggaatgtgtcgactaggggctttttacagtaacttaattgcagtgctaataaagattaatatgggacagcatggtggcacagtggttagcactgctgcctcacggcaccgaggtcccaggttcgatcccggttctgggtcactgtcagtgtggagtttgcacattctccccgtgtctgtgtgggtttcgcccccacaacccaaagatgtgcaggctaggtggattggccacactaaattgccccttaattggaaaacatgaattgggtcctctaaatttatttttaaaaaaatttagcgtggccaatccacctaactcgcacacctttgagttgtgggtgtgagacccacgcagtcatggggagaatatgcaaattccacatggacagtgacccggggccgggattgaacccgagtcctcagcgctgtgggcagcagtgctaaccactgcatcaccgtgccgccccttggcCAATGGTTTATGTATATCTCAAAtgcgaggcagcacggtggcacagtgggttagccctgctgcctcatggcgccgaggtcccaggttcgatcccggctctggggtcactgtccgtgtggagtttgcacattctccccgtgtctgcgtgggtttcgcccccacaacccaaagatgttcccaaacccaaaggggctggtttagctcactgggctaaatcgctggctttcaaagcaggcctgcagcacggttcgattcctgtactagcctccccgaacaggcaccggaatgtggcgaccaggggcttttcacagtcacttcattgaagcctactcgtgacaataagcgattttcatttcatttcatgtgtaggctaggtggattggccacgctaaattgcctcttaattggaaaaaatgaattgggtactctaaatttaaaaaaaaaaatttatatgaTTAagggctatcacatccctcccagAGTGTGGATTCCAGGGCTGGAAAGGTCAGCTCCAATGTTGGGGGAGCCAGTGTTTTgagcagagaaactacaactCCCGGCGTGCAGCGGGCCGCGGCGGTgcgcaccgcgcatgtgcggccagcCACCGGAAGTGCTTGGAGCGTTGGCCCGGGAGGGAGGCCTGGCTGAGCAGCTGTCACTCAGACTGTAGCAATTCACTCTGCAGCGGGAGAGCAGCAGAAAGCGGCGGAGGGCAGGTGAGttcccaccgggggggggggggggggggggtgaatcgggggTCGATGCAGGGTCCTCACGGGCGCCGGAGCCATCCGGTTTGAATGGAGCAGGTCGTGCAaaaaaaaccacacacacacacacacacaaaaacatccCCACGTTTCCACACAAAAGCCTCGGCAGGAGGTCAGCGCGGACCCGAACATGCCGCGGCCCCGCCGTGCCATTGCACCCTTCTGGATGGGCCGATCGGTTGCTCTGCCCCACAAAAAGGGTATGGTGCAAGTGGGCAAAGGGGTGTGTGACTGGGTACAACTGGGCAAAGGGGGGGGGTACGAttgggcaaagagggagggggcagggtacGATTGGGTAAAGGAGGGGAGGAGCGGGGTAcaaatgggcaaagggggcgggaatGGGGTATAATTGGGCAAAGGGGAGGGAATGGGGTACAATTGGgcaaagggggagggggcagggtacGATTGGGCaaagggggagggaatggggtacAATTGGGCAAAGAAGATGGGGAGCGGGGCTCAATTGGgcaaataatcatagaatccctattgtacattcggtccatcgggtctgaaccggctctctgaaagagcaccttaccgcgacccactaccctgccctatccctgtaattccacctaaccacatctttggactggataaTACTTGGTTGATTCCTATCGGTTAGTCAAGGaagagtgttttttaaaaaaaaatttagattagccaattattttttccaattagggggcaatttagcgtggccaatccacctactctgcacatttttgggttgtgggggcgaaacccacgcagacacggggagaatgtgcaaactccacacggacagtgacccagagccgggatcgaacctgggacctcagcgccgtgaggcggttgtgctaaccactaggccaccgtgctgccctaaggaagAGTGTTTGACTGATATTGGTGGAGGGGGTTTGAAAGCAGGAATATTTACTGGTCAAATCCCACGGTAGTTGGTGGAATCAGTTGATAAATCAGGAATATGAAGCGAGTCTCAGTAAGGGTGACCCTAAACCTGTCATTGAATGTCGTAAAAACCCTTTGAGGGAAagcaaggaaatctgccgtccttacccggtctggccttcacgtgactcaagacccacagcgatggggttgactcttaactgtccctctggaatggccgagcgagacactcagttcagGGGGATGGGGCGCACGCTGGGACAgcgattagcactactgcctcacagcgccagagtcctgggctcgattcccagcttggggtcactgtggagtctgcacgttctccctgtgtctgcaggggttgcctccgggtgctccggtttcctcccacagaccaaacccgtgcaggttaggtggggttggccgttgtaaaattgccccttagtgttccaaggatgtgtaggttagcaaagagaaaatgctggaaaatctcagcaggtctgacagcatctgtggggagagaaaagagctgccgTTGCGGGTCCAGATgagcctttgtcaaagctgtgtaagtctggtggggttatggggatgggaaggggggtgccctttcggagggtgggtgcactcgatgggccgaatggcccccttctgcagtgtagggattctatgattgttggCCGTGGTAGTGACATAAATATTCCATGAAAGAAAACACTTTAAAAAAGCCTCCAAACCTGGCTTCTTGAACATCCCCCCCACAGTGTTCTTCGCTGAACTATAGGTGGGAAGGTCGTACAGGGATTTCTTAACCCTCTCCTGCTTCATAAAATACTCCATAAATCctcttctttttaaataaatttagagtaccaaacccacctaccctgcacatctttgggttgtgggggcgaaacccacgcagacacggggagaatgtgcaaactccacacggacagtgaccaagagccgggatcgaacctgggacctcagcgccgtgaggccgcagtgctaaccactgcaccatcgtgctgcccttactcCATAAATCCTACTGGCttcaccaagcttttggccacctgTCCTTGTACCTATTGTGTGGCTGATGTTAGATTTTTCCTCCGTGTTTTATATGTTTATAGAGTTCTTGCTCTCAGCTGGAAGTGTTTGTGTCGGACGTTGTTATTAACGGTGGGGTTTCTGGTCTGTTTTAGGTGACGGGCAGAATGCAGACGTGCAGCCACAGCGAGCATGTGCTGCAGCAACTCTGCTCCCAACTGGAGTACGGCTTCCTGTGCGACTGCTCCATTGCCGTGGGCGACGTCCACTTTCGGGCCCACCGGGTGGTGCTGGCGGCCTGCAGCTCGTACTTCCACAGACTCTTTGTCAACCAGCCGGAGGAGGCCTCACAGGTGGTGCTGAGCTCGCAGGCCGTCAGCCCTGACCACTTCGACCTAATCCTGCAGCTGATGTACACCGGCCGCCTGGACTCTTCGCCTTCCGACCCGGAGCGGTTCAGGGCCTCGCTCAGCTTCCTGAAACTTTACAATGCGGCTTTGTTTCCCGCCCCGGCGGCCGAGGCAGCGCCgagggagaggcagagcgaggagggggcTCCCCTCGCCTCCAGCGATAGCGACCCGCTCGTCCTTGGTGCCGGGCTGGACAAGGACCAATGTACGCCCGCCGCACCGCCGGTCAAGCAAAATGACCAGGCCCCGATATCCATCAAAGCCGAGACCCCGGAGGTTACGCAGGAATTACAAAAGCTACTGTGCCGCCACTGCGACTTGGCATTCGAGGAGCAGCAGGGCCTGAGTGAGCACCTTCAGAGCCACGCGGAGAAGCCGTGTCACTGCCCGCACTGTGGCCTGGCCTTTGACTGCACCCAACGGCTGCTGGAGCACGTCACCAGCTGCCTGCCCCCCAGGGAAGTGGAGGAAGACCCGAAGGCGGTGGAGGGTTGGAGCGTCGCCCCCGAGGTGAAGCGGGAAGCAGAGCTGGCCGAGAGGCCGGGGGGAGACAGCTGCTCCGAGAGCCAGGAGGCAGCAGGCAAGGACGCGGGGCCTCCTGGCCTGAAGTGGCCGAAGGTGGAAGAccccgaggaggaggagcaggcgcCCCTGGTTCTGGAACTCAGCGGCGTCACCGTGGTGAGAGTTGGCGGGGAGGAAGCGGGGGCCGCCTTGCCGCCCCCTCTCTTTGAGCAGGCCGAGGATTACGAGCTGGAGGAGGGCGAAGTGAGGTTCCCGGGCGATGACGACCTGGTGCTGGAGAACGCCCGGGAAGGCGGCTTCTTCAGCAGCTCCGACAGCAGCCTGGACGGCGACAGTGAGCTTTCGGAGCAGACCGAGCTGAGCGAAGACGAGGACACGCCGGGCAGCGAGGGGCCCAGGGCACCACCAATGGCGTCCGCCGCCAGAGGCTTTCCTGACCACCACACCTGCAGTATCGTTGGCACGGAGGAGCGCAAGGTGTTGCGGCGGCGGGGGAAAGGGTGGCGCTGCCAGGCATGTGATGGCTGCCACCCCTCGGAGGATCAACCGATGAGCCAGCTGGGGGCGAGAAAGGCCGGTGGGAAGAAAAATGGCATAGCCACCCGCTCCTCTTCACGGCGCTGTGTACCAGAGTATCGTGGGTGCCATGGCAGCGGTCAGCAGCACAAGCGCCAGGACCCAGGTTTAGAAAGGATACAGTCTGTGGAGTGCCGGCTGGCCAAAGGGTCCAAGGCGCCAGCCAGCAGCAAGAAGGGGTCAGAAGGGGCGCCGGGCAAACCCGTCCGGGCGTCTCACTGCAAAAAGGGCGGCAAGGCTTCAGAGGGGAAGCAGCAACGCCATCTCGGCAAAACAGCGGCCGGCTCGAGGAAACAAAAACGATTGCGCAAACACTCCTGCGAGGTTTGTGGGAAAGGCTTCCTCAAGCGAGGCCACTTGACTCAACACTTGGCCGCCCACGGCAAGGAGAGGCGGTTCTTCTGCCAGGTGTGTGGGCAGGGGTACCCGCGGGAGCGCGAGCTGCGGCTCCACGTGGCCACGCACACCGGCACCGCCCGCTACGAGTGCCAGCTCTGCGGCCTGGGGAACGAGCGGAAACACAGGCACCTCCGCCACATGACCTGCCACCTGACCCAGGGCCAGGCTCTGTGCCAGGTCTGCTTCGAGATTGTCCTCAGTGCGGCCGACCTGGAGCAACACCTCGAAAGCCACTTCTACCCCTGTGGGACGTGCGGTGAGAAGttcaagctgaagaaggacatggTGACGCATGGTACCAGCTGCTGGGTAAAGAGGTTGTTGGATTCTGAACTGGACACGTCTTCGGGTCATCCAAACAAATAAGCCATCGTTGTAATACAGAATCTCCCACTGCATTGTTGGCTTATTGAGTGAGCTGTACGAAACAGGAAGATTTTAGGTTTGACTTCTTGCCCTGTTGGTGAGTTAGCCTCTCTTGAACAGGTAGAGGGATGGGGTAGGATTGGCTATGACTGATTACAGT
Proteins encoded in this window:
- the LOC119958013 gene encoding zinc finger and BTB domain-containing protein 1-like — translated: MQTCSHSEHVLQQLCSQLEYGFLCDCSIAVGDVHFRAHRVVLAACSSYFHRLFVNQPEEASQVVLSSQAVSPDHFDLILQLMYTGRLDSSPSDPERFRASLSFLKLYNAALFPAPAAEAAPRERQSEEGAPLASSDSDPLVLGAGLDKDQCTPAAPPVKQNDQAPISIKAETPEVTQELQKLLCRHCDLAFEEQQGLSEHLQSHAEKPCHCPHCGLAFDCTQRLLEHVTSCLPPREVEEDPKAVEGWSVAPEVKREAELAERPGGDSCSESQEAAGKDAGPPGLKWPKVEDPEEEEQAPLVLELSGVTVVRVGGEEAGAALPPPLFEQAEDYELEEGEVRFPGDDDLVLENAREGGFFSSSDSSLDGDSELSEQTELSEDEDTPGSEGPRAPPMASAARGFPDHHTCSIVGTEERKVLRRRGKGWRCQACDGCHPSEDQPMSQLGARKAGGKKNGIATRSSSRRCVPEYRGCHGSGQQHKRQDPGLERIQSVECRLAKGSKAPASSKKGSEGAPGKPVRASHCKKGGKASEGKQQRHLGKTAAGSRKQKRLRKHSCEVCGKGFLKRGHLTQHLAAHGKERRFFCQVCGQGYPRERELRLHVATHTGTARYECQLCGLGNERKHRHLRHMTCHLTQGQALCQVCFEIVLSAADLEQHLESHFYPCGTCGEKFKLKKDMVTHGTSCWVKRLLDSELDTSSGHPNK